The Cellulomonas fulva genome includes a window with the following:
- the purE gene encoding 5-(carboxyamino)imidazole ribonucleotide mutase: MPTNAPTNVPTNETAAGGARVGIVMGSDSDWPVMQAAAEALAEFDVAVEVDVVSAHRQPDKMVAYGREAAARGLRVIVAGAGGAAHLPGMLAAVTTLPVIGVPVPLRYLDGMDSLLSIVQMPAGVPVATVSVGGARNAGLLAVRILASGGDDEAARLAAAMGAFQDDLRAQADAKGERLRAQSSGRPTTGFQA; the protein is encoded by the coding sequence GTGCCCACGAACGCGCCCACGAACGTGCCCACGAACGAGACCGCGGCCGGCGGCGCCCGCGTCGGCATCGTGATGGGCTCCGACTCGGACTGGCCCGTGATGCAGGCGGCGGCCGAGGCGCTGGCGGAGTTCGACGTGGCGGTCGAGGTGGACGTCGTCTCCGCGCACCGCCAGCCGGACAAGATGGTCGCGTACGGCCGCGAGGCCGCCGCGCGCGGGCTGCGCGTGATCGTCGCCGGGGCCGGGGGAGCCGCGCACCTGCCGGGCATGCTCGCCGCGGTCACGACGCTGCCCGTGATCGGGGTGCCCGTGCCGTTGCGCTACCTGGACGGCATGGACTCGCTGCTCTCGATCGTGCAGATGCCGGCGGGCGTCCCGGTCGCGACGGTCTCCGTGGGCGGTGCGCGCAACGCCGGGCTGCTGGCCGTCCGGATCCTCGCCTCGGGCGGCGACGACGAGGCCGCGCGCCTGGCCGCCGCGATGGGCGCCTTCCAGGACGACCTGCGGGCGCAGGCGGACGCGAAGGGCGAGCGCCTGCGGGCCCAGTCGTCCGGCCGTCCGACGACGGGCTTCCAGGCCTGA
- a CDS encoding response regulator transcription factor yields MTQVLLAEDDPAIAEPLARALGREGYDVSVQGTGQGAIDGAAAADLVVLDLGLPDMDGLDVARAIRNQGLTTPVLVLTARADEVDLVVGLDAGADDYVTKPFRLAELLARVRALLRRTASEAGDEDELHAQDVRVDVAAHRAFQGERELHLTAKEFDLLRVLVASSGTVVGRETLMREVWDSDPHGSTKTLDMHVSWLRRKLGDDANAPQYISTVRGMGFRFETGATRPVGETV; encoded by the coding sequence ATGACCCAGGTGCTGCTGGCCGAGGACGACCCCGCGATTGCCGAGCCTTTGGCTCGCGCGCTGGGACGTGAAGGCTATGACGTGAGCGTGCAAGGAACGGGTCAAGGCGCCATCGACGGAGCGGCCGCGGCCGACCTCGTCGTGCTGGACCTGGGCCTGCCGGACATGGACGGCCTCGACGTCGCGCGCGCGATCCGCAACCAGGGTCTGACGACCCCCGTGCTGGTCCTGACCGCGCGCGCCGACGAGGTCGACCTCGTCGTCGGCCTCGACGCCGGCGCGGACGACTACGTGACCAAGCCGTTCCGGCTCGCCGAGCTCCTGGCGCGCGTGCGGGCGCTGCTGCGCCGCACCGCGAGCGAGGCGGGGGACGAGGACGAGCTCCACGCGCAGGACGTGCGGGTGGACGTCGCGGCCCACCGGGCGTTCCAGGGTGAGCGCGAGCTGCACCTGACGGCCAAGGAGTTCGACCTGCTACGCGTGCTCGTCGCGTCGTCGGGCACCGTCGTCGGGCGCGAGACGCTCATGCGCGAGGTCTGGGACTCGGACCCGCACGGCTCCACCAAGACGCTGGACATGCACGTGTCCTGGCTGCGCCGCAAGCTCGGTGACGACGCGAACGCGCCGCAGTACATCTCCACGGTGCGCGGCATGGGCTTCCGGTTCGAGACGGGCGCGACGCGGCCCGTCGGCGAGACCGTCTAG
- the manA gene encoding mannose-6-phosphate isomerase, class I yields MHRLAPAFQHYAWGSTTAIPQLLGLPVDARPVSEAWFGAHPLAPARLDDPGASTLDAFVAADPHAVLGDDVVARFGEQLPYLLKLIAAQSPVSLQVHPSLARANAGFEREEAAGVPRDAPHRSYRDRNHKPELVFALTRLDAMVGFRAPRRAAELLAGLESSLAERLHALLTADPSPRGVRAAFEWLLAPQTRPDATDVAELAAACQRRLDAGSPSPRTDRTVIRLNRHYPGDPGAVTSVLLNPVTLQPGEVLFVPAGAVHAYLEGFAVELMANSDNVLRAGLTAKHVDVPELLDNLDTVAAPPIRIAPEHVFTSTEIFYAPVDDFELSVTHLDSEVEARLPGRGPRVVLCLDGAAHVRGERDGELELAAGQAAFVPAADGPLLASGHGRLVQADVP; encoded by the coding sequence ATGCACCGCCTCGCACCCGCGTTCCAGCACTACGCCTGGGGCTCGACGACCGCGATCCCGCAGCTCCTCGGTCTCCCGGTCGACGCGCGCCCGGTCTCCGAGGCCTGGTTCGGGGCGCACCCGCTCGCTCCGGCGCGGCTGGACGACCCGGGCGCCAGCACGCTGGACGCGTTCGTGGCGGCCGACCCGCACGCGGTCCTGGGCGACGACGTCGTCGCGCGGTTCGGCGAGCAGCTGCCCTACCTGCTCAAGCTCATCGCGGCGCAGTCGCCGGTCTCGCTCCAGGTGCACCCGTCGCTCGCGCGCGCGAACGCCGGGTTCGAGCGGGAGGAGGCGGCCGGGGTGCCGCGCGACGCCCCGCACCGCAGCTACCGGGACCGCAACCACAAGCCCGAGCTCGTGTTCGCGCTGACCCGGCTCGACGCGATGGTCGGCTTCCGTGCGCCGCGGCGGGCCGCCGAGCTCCTGGCCGGGCTCGAGTCGTCGCTCGCGGAGCGCCTGCACGCCCTGCTCACGGCCGACCCGTCACCGCGAGGAGTGCGTGCGGCGTTCGAGTGGCTGCTGGCGCCGCAGACCCGTCCCGACGCCACGGACGTCGCGGAGCTCGCCGCCGCGTGCCAGCGGCGCCTCGACGCGGGGTCGCCGTCCCCGCGCACCGACCGGACAGTGATCCGGCTGAACCGTCACTACCCCGGCGACCCCGGCGCGGTGACGTCGGTCCTGCTCAACCCGGTGACGCTGCAGCCGGGCGAGGTGCTGTTCGTGCCGGCCGGAGCCGTGCACGCGTACCTCGAGGGGTTCGCGGTGGAGCTCATGGCGAACTCCGACAACGTCCTGCGGGCCGGTCTCACGGCCAAGCACGTCGACGTCCCGGAGCTCCTCGACAACCTCGACACCGTCGCGGCACCCCCGATCCGGATCGCCCCCGAGCACGTCTTCACCTCGACCGAGATCTTCTACGCGCCGGTCGACGACTTCGAGCTCTCGGTGACGCACCTGGACTCCGAGGTCGAGGCGCGCCTGCCCGGCCGCGGGCCGCGGGTGGTGCTCTGCCTGGACGGCGCCGCGCACGTGCGGGGGGAGCGCGACGGCGAGCTGGAGCTCGCGGCGGGTCAGGCGGCCTTCGTGCCGGCGGCCGACGGGCCGCTGCTCGCGAGCGGGCACGGCCGGCTCGTCCAGGCGGACGTGCCCTGA
- a CDS encoding sensor histidine kinase: protein MRRRVLQATIAAVTVAVVLLGFPLAFLGAQLVRENEVQRLEARTTAAARAVDFRIDQGIEITDRMFEPYAEAGEGELPASVVVRVPDGTVFQAGTRVEGRTLSVETISANGAVVELYVSWWDVFWLSARVIALVVVAAIVAFAAGIAMAIWQANRLAAPLVYLAASAEQLGSGQVRPQLEPSGVEEIDLVASELARSADRMAGRLASERKFASDASHQLRTPLTALSMRLEEIMLASDDAEVREEARISLEQVERLVRVVDDLLLSSRRAQGGTTEPVHLIEVVHQQEEEWAPTFEAAGRALVVEVDPSTQALATPGALAQVVATLLENSLRHGGGTTTVRSRTGGASGAVVLEVADEGDGVPDELAGRIFERDVTSGKGTGLGLALARDLVSADGGRLELAQRRPAVFAVFLSGVPASLRPDVVLPLGAVVSARPDRRRR, encoded by the coding sequence GTGCGTCGTCGCGTCCTGCAGGCGACGATCGCGGCCGTCACGGTCGCCGTCGTGCTGCTCGGCTTCCCGCTCGCCTTCCTCGGCGCCCAGCTGGTGCGGGAGAACGAGGTCCAGCGGCTCGAGGCACGCACCACCGCCGCGGCCCGCGCGGTCGACTTCCGGATCGACCAGGGCATCGAGATCACCGACCGGATGTTCGAGCCGTACGCGGAGGCCGGCGAAGGGGAGCTGCCCGCCTCCGTCGTCGTGCGCGTGCCGGACGGCACCGTGTTCCAGGCGGGCACCCGCGTCGAGGGGCGGACGCTGTCGGTCGAGACCATCTCGGCCAACGGCGCCGTCGTGGAGCTGTACGTCTCCTGGTGGGACGTGTTCTGGCTCAGCGCGCGCGTGATCGCCCTCGTGGTGGTCGCCGCGATCGTCGCGTTCGCGGCCGGCATCGCCATGGCGATCTGGCAGGCGAACCGCCTGGCCGCCCCGCTGGTGTACCTCGCCGCGTCGGCCGAGCAGCTCGGCTCGGGACAGGTGCGCCCCCAGCTCGAGCCCTCGGGCGTCGAGGAGATCGACCTGGTCGCGTCCGAGCTCGCGCGCAGCGCGGACCGCATGGCCGGGCGCCTCGCGTCGGAGCGCAAGTTCGCGTCCGACGCCTCCCACCAGCTCCGCACGCCGCTGACGGCCCTGTCGATGCGGCTCGAGGAGATCATGCTCGCGTCCGACGACGCGGAGGTGCGCGAGGAGGCGCGGATCAGCCTCGAGCAGGTCGAGCGGCTGGTCCGGGTGGTCGACGACCTGCTCCTGTCCTCCCGCCGCGCGCAGGGCGGGACCACCGAGCCGGTCCACCTCATCGAGGTGGTGCACCAGCAGGAGGAGGAGTGGGCGCCCACGTTCGAAGCCGCGGGGCGCGCGCTCGTCGTCGAGGTCGACCCGTCGACCCAGGCGCTGGCGACACCGGGCGCGCTGGCGCAGGTGGTCGCGACGCTGCTGGAGAACTCGCTCCGGCACGGCGGGGGCACGACGACCGTGCGGTCGCGCACCGGGGGCGCCTCGGGGGCCGTCGTGCTCGAGGTCGCCGACGAGGGCGACGGCGTGCCCGACGAGCTGGCCGGCCGGATCTTCGAGCGGGACGTGACCTCCGGCAAGGGCACCGGCCTCGGCCTCGCGCTCGCGCGCGACCTGGTCTCCGCCGACGGCGGGCGGCTCGAGCTCGCGCAGCGGCGGCCCGCGGTGTTCGCGGTCTTCCTCTCGGGCGTCCCGGCCTCGCTGCGGCCCGACGTCGTCCTGCCGCTCGGAGCCGTGGTGTCGGCGCGACCGGACCGCCGGCGCCGCTGA
- a CDS encoding GtrA family protein translates to MTNPATALGPARWARLVELTRFLTVGGVAFVVDVGLYNLLRFGPGELLEAKPITAKVVATLVATLVSWVGNRLWTFAEQRTRHRGRELLLFGVINGLGLVIGAAPLAVSQYVLHLDGPVPDNAANLLGIALGTVLRYVGYKRFVFTGADEDERDELALVESAATPSPVPAHEPSAEPGPDRR, encoded by the coding sequence GTGACGAACCCGGCGACCGCGCTCGGGCCGGCCCGCTGGGCGCGGCTCGTCGAGCTGACCCGCTTCCTGACGGTCGGCGGCGTGGCGTTCGTCGTCGACGTGGGGCTCTACAACCTGCTGCGGTTCGGCCCGGGAGAGCTGCTCGAGGCCAAGCCGATCACCGCGAAGGTGGTCGCCACGCTCGTGGCCACGCTCGTGTCGTGGGTCGGGAACCGGCTGTGGACGTTCGCCGAGCAGCGCACGCGCCACCGCGGCCGCGAGCTCCTGCTGTTCGGCGTGATCAACGGCCTCGGCCTCGTCATCGGCGCCGCACCGCTCGCGGTCTCGCAGTACGTGCTGCACCTCGACGGCCCGGTCCCGGACAACGCCGCGAACCTGCTGGGCATCGCGCTCGGCACCGTCCTGCGGTACGTGGGCTACAAGCGCTTCGTCTTCACGGGGGCCGACGAGGACGAGCGCGACGAGCTGGCGCTCGTCGAGAGCGCCGCGACACCGTCCCCCGTGCCGGCCCACGAGCCCTCCGCCGAACCGGGCCCGGACCGCCGCTGA
- a CDS encoding N-acetylneuraminate synthase family protein codes for MTTSPTSTPAGPTVAFGEHPVGAAQPVYVIGEIGLNHNGDVEIAKQLIDVAAEAGAQAVKFQKRTPEISTPAAQRDQIRQTPWGEMTYLEYRYRVEFGREQYQEIGAHAAARGLQWFASPWDVPSVEFLEELDVVGHKVASASITDLELLGALAATGKPIILSTGMSTLEQIDAAVQVVGTERLVLMHATSTYPLPPEEANLRMITTLQERYGVPVGYSGHERGLQISLAAVALGAVAVERHITLDRTMWGSDQASSLEPTGFAHLIRDIRIIEQAMGDGVKRVYPGELAPLSRLRRVGA; via the coding sequence ATGACCACCTCCCCCACGAGCACCCCCGCCGGGCCGACGGTTGCCTTCGGCGAGCACCCGGTCGGTGCCGCGCAGCCCGTCTACGTGATCGGCGAGATCGGGCTCAACCACAACGGTGACGTCGAGATCGCCAAGCAGCTGATCGACGTCGCGGCCGAGGCGGGTGCGCAGGCGGTCAAGTTCCAGAAGCGGACGCCGGAGATCTCCACCCCGGCGGCGCAGCGCGACCAGATCCGTCAGACGCCGTGGGGCGAGATGACGTACCTCGAGTACCGCTACCGCGTGGAGTTCGGGCGCGAGCAGTACCAGGAGATCGGTGCGCACGCCGCCGCGCGGGGCCTGCAGTGGTTCGCGTCGCCGTGGGACGTCCCCTCCGTGGAGTTCCTCGAGGAGCTCGACGTCGTCGGCCACAAGGTCGCCTCCGCCTCGATCACGGACCTCGAGCTGCTCGGTGCGCTCGCCGCGACGGGCAAGCCGATCATCCTGTCCACCGGCATGTCGACGCTCGAGCAGATCGACGCCGCCGTCCAGGTCGTGGGCACCGAGCGCCTGGTGCTGATGCACGCCACCTCGACCTACCCGCTGCCGCCCGAGGAGGCGAACCTGCGGATGATCACGACGCTGCAGGAGCGCTACGGCGTGCCCGTCGGCTACTCGGGTCACGAGCGCGGCCTGCAGATCTCGCTCGCGGCGGTCGCCCTCGGCGCGGTCGCCGTGGAGCGGCACATCACGCTCGACCGCACGATGTGGGGCTCGGACCAGGCCTCGTCGCTCGAGCCCACCGGCTTCGCCCACCTCATCCGGGACATCCGGATCATCGAGCAGGCCATGGGTGACGGCGTCAAGCGCGTGTACCCCGGCGAGCTCGCGCCGCTGTCCCGGCTGCGCCGCGTCGGCGCGTGA
- a CDS encoding DUF6716 putative glycosyltransferase, producing MTAVRVLGVADSDSYLKWAGTTLERLAADPALSTEPALVVLRSPVEPTEGQVASALARTRWAHHPPARVNLGALGRTLRSVRPDVVLVATTGPAAEHVLRLLARLPYRPVVVTGLPGMSLPATPTALRYRSTADLFVVHSHHERTAFTNLADELGDGVQVRSRFVVCRLPFLAPGSPVPDTAPLHRVVFAPQAKFPVDEPDRVAILRALGELALARPDLDVVIKLRGLAGDAQTHRERWPFDELAREHAEVPGVPAVRVATGPLHDHLTPGTALVTVSSTAVLEALALGLRALVIGDFGIGDENLTGVYADSGLVGSLADVAAGRVATADPAWVRENYLQAEPDELGAALAAALAVPAPPLGTPAPVGALPSRLRRRARLVWPAGARRGRAVADVLLRRR from the coding sequence GTGACGGCCGTCCGCGTCCTCGGCGTCGCCGACTCGGACTCGTACCTCAAGTGGGCGGGCACGACGCTCGAGCGCCTCGCCGCCGATCCCGCGCTGAGCACCGAGCCCGCGCTCGTCGTGCTGCGCTCCCCCGTGGAGCCGACCGAGGGGCAGGTCGCGTCCGCGCTCGCCCGGACCCGGTGGGCCCACCACCCGCCCGCCCGCGTGAACCTGGGCGCGCTGGGCCGCACGCTGCGCTCGGTGCGTCCCGACGTCGTGCTGGTCGCCACCACGGGTCCCGCCGCCGAGCACGTCCTGCGGCTGCTCGCCCGTCTCCCGTACCGCCCGGTCGTCGTGACCGGGCTGCCGGGGATGTCGCTGCCGGCGACGCCGACCGCGCTGCGCTACCGCTCGACCGCGGACCTCTTCGTGGTGCACTCCCACCACGAGCGGACGGCGTTCACGAACCTGGCCGACGAGCTCGGCGACGGCGTCCAGGTGCGGAGCCGGTTCGTCGTGTGCCGGTTGCCGTTCCTCGCGCCGGGCAGCCCGGTCCCGGACACGGCGCCGCTGCACCGCGTCGTGTTCGCTCCCCAGGCCAAGTTCCCCGTCGACGAGCCCGACCGCGTCGCGATCCTGCGCGCGCTCGGGGAGCTGGCGCTCGCGCGTCCGGACCTGGACGTCGTCATCAAGCTGCGCGGCCTCGCGGGCGACGCGCAGACGCACCGGGAGCGCTGGCCGTTCGACGAGCTGGCGCGCGAGCACGCCGAGGTGCCGGGCGTGCCGGCGGTCCGGGTGGCGACCGGCCCGCTCCACGACCACCTGACGCCGGGCACCGCGCTCGTCACCGTCAGCTCGACGGCGGTGCTCGAGGCGCTCGCGCTCGGCCTGCGCGCGCTCGTGATCGGCGACTTCGGGATCGGCGACGAGAACCTCACCGGCGTCTACGCCGACTCCGGCCTTGTCGGGTCGCTGGCCGACGTGGCCGCGGGGCGGGTCGCCACCGCCGACCCGGCGTGGGTCCGCGAGAACTACCTGCAGGCGGAGCCCGACGAGCTCGGCGCGGCGCTCGCCGCCGCCCTCGCCGTGCCCGCGCCACCGCTCGGCACCCCGGCACCGGTCGGCGCGCTCCCCTCCCGGCTGCGGCGCCGGGCCCGGCTGGTGTGGCCGGCCGGTGCGCGGCGCGGGCGTGCGGTGGCGGACGTGCTGCTGCGCCGTCGCTGA
- a CDS encoding 5-(carboxyamino)imidazole ribonucleotide synthase, whose translation MSAPVVAVVGGGQLARMMAPAATALGVHLRVLVEGPAVSAAQVVVDAPVGAASDEAALVALAQGADALTFEHEHVPNALLERLADEGVAVRPGAPALVHAQDKIVMRRRLTELGVPCPRWSTVSSRAELGEFLADVGGVAVVKTARGGYDGKGVRVVRAADEADDWLAAAAEPGGVPVLVEEKVPFTRELAVLVARRPSGEVRTWPVVESVQRDGVCAEVVAPAPDLADATRDEALDVAVRVAEGLGVVGVLAVELFEVPGADGGAPRVLVNELAMRPHNSGHWTIDGAVTSQFEQHLRAVLDLPLGEVTPRARWTVMANVLGSALDELTDALPRVAALDPGAKVHLYGKDVRPGRKLGHVNVSGDDLADVRARALAAAAVLRGEDPATPTDGE comes from the coding sequence GTGAGCGCTCCCGTGGTGGCCGTGGTCGGTGGTGGGCAGCTGGCCCGCATGATGGCGCCGGCGGCCACCGCTCTGGGCGTGCACCTGCGCGTGCTGGTGGAGGGCCCGGCGGTGTCCGCGGCCCAGGTCGTCGTGGACGCCCCCGTCGGGGCCGCGTCGGACGAGGCGGCGCTCGTCGCGCTCGCGCAGGGCGCCGACGCGCTCACGTTCGAGCACGAGCACGTGCCGAACGCGCTGCTCGAGCGCCTCGCCGACGAGGGCGTCGCCGTGCGCCCCGGCGCGCCGGCGCTGGTCCACGCGCAGGACAAGATCGTCATGCGGCGCCGCCTCACCGAGCTCGGGGTGCCGTGCCCGCGCTGGTCGACCGTGTCCTCGCGCGCGGAGCTCGGCGAGTTCCTGGCGGACGTCGGCGGCGTGGCCGTGGTGAAGACCGCGCGCGGCGGCTACGACGGCAAGGGCGTGCGCGTCGTGCGGGCGGCCGACGAGGCCGACGACTGGCTCGCCGCGGCGGCCGAGCCCGGTGGCGTGCCGGTGCTCGTCGAGGAGAAGGTGCCCTTCACGCGCGAGCTCGCCGTGCTGGTCGCGCGGCGTCCGTCGGGCGAGGTGCGGACGTGGCCCGTCGTGGAGTCGGTGCAGCGCGACGGGGTGTGCGCCGAGGTCGTCGCGCCCGCCCCGGACCTGGCGGACGCGACGCGCGACGAGGCGCTCGACGTCGCCGTGCGCGTCGCCGAGGGGCTCGGCGTGGTTGGGGTCCTGGCGGTCGAGCTGTTCGAGGTCCCGGGCGCCGACGGCGGCGCGCCGCGGGTGCTGGTCAACGAGCTCGCCATGCGCCCGCACAACTCGGGGCACTGGACGATCGACGGCGCGGTCACCAGCCAGTTCGAGCAGCACCTGCGGGCCGTGCTCGACCTGCCGCTGGGCGAGGTGACGCCCCGCGCCCGCTGGACGGTGATGGCGAACGTGCTGGGCAGCGCGCTCGACGAGCTGACCGACGCCCTGCCGCGCGTGGCCGCGCTCGATCCGGGGGCCAAGGTGCACCTGTACGGCAAGGACGTGCGGCCCGGGCGCAAGCTGGGCCACGTGAACGTGAGCGGCGACGACCTGGCGGACGTGCGGGCACGGGCCCTCGCGGCCGCCGCCGTCCTGCGCGGCGAGGACCCGGCGACCCCGACGGACGGAGAGTGA
- a CDS encoding acylneuraminate cytidylyltransferase, with amino-acid sequence MIPARGGSKGVPLKNLQRVGDESLVARAVAASAAAVDLVVVSTDHPGIADEARRCGARVVDRPAAISGDTASSESAVLHALDVLAAEGVEPEVTVLVQATSPFIDPAALARAVRRVLDGHDDSVLAAAPTHVFTWREVDGRAVAVGHDAATRPRRQDREPLYAETGAFYAMRTSGLRAAGHRFFGRTGLERVDEATAMEIDTPDDLVLARSLVAGSAARDAIGPTSPAALPGAGVLDPIDVDALVTDFDGVHTDDSAQVDAAGHESVRVLRGDGLGIARLRRAGVPVLVLSTETDGVVGARARKLRVECLQAVEDKAAALRAWLDERGLDPARVAYVGNDVNDLPALALVGWPVAVADARPEVLAVARVVLRARGGHGAVREVADRVLAAHDERESTDQGGHPAVAR; translated from the coding sequence GTGATCCCGGCGCGCGGGGGCTCCAAGGGCGTCCCGCTCAAGAACCTGCAGCGCGTGGGCGACGAGTCGCTCGTCGCGCGGGCGGTCGCGGCCTCCGCCGCCGCCGTCGACCTCGTCGTCGTCAGCACGGACCACCCGGGGATCGCCGACGAGGCGCGCCGCTGCGGCGCCCGGGTGGTCGACCGACCGGCCGCGATCTCGGGTGACACCGCGAGCTCGGAGTCCGCGGTGCTGCACGCCCTCGACGTGCTCGCGGCCGAGGGCGTCGAGCCCGAGGTGACGGTGCTCGTCCAGGCCACGTCCCCGTTCATCGACCCGGCCGCGCTCGCCCGCGCGGTGCGCCGCGTCCTCGACGGCCACGACGACAGCGTGCTGGCCGCCGCCCCGACGCACGTGTTCACGTGGCGCGAGGTCGACGGGCGGGCGGTCGCCGTGGGCCACGACGCCGCCACGCGCCCGCGCCGCCAGGACCGCGAGCCGCTGTACGCCGAGACGGGCGCGTTCTACGCGATGCGCACGTCCGGGCTGCGCGCGGCGGGCCACCGGTTCTTCGGGCGGACCGGCCTGGAGCGGGTCGACGAGGCCACCGCGATGGAGATCGACACCCCGGACGACCTCGTCCTGGCGCGCTCGCTCGTCGCGGGCTCCGCAGCACGGGACGCGATCGGGCCGACGAGCCCCGCGGCGCTGCCGGGTGCGGGCGTCCTCGACCCCATCGACGTCGACGCCCTGGTGACGGACTTCGACGGCGTGCACACGGACGACTCGGCGCAGGTCGACGCGGCGGGCCACGAGTCGGTGCGCGTGCTGCGCGGCGACGGTCTGGGCATCGCGCGGCTGCGCCGGGCCGGTGTCCCCGTGCTCGTCCTGTCCACCGAGACCGACGGCGTGGTGGGTGCGCGCGCCCGCAAGCTGCGGGTCGAGTGCCTGCAGGCGGTCGAGGACAAGGCGGCGGCGCTGCGCGCGTGGCTCGACGAGCGCGGGCTGGACCCGGCGCGGGTCGCCTACGTGGGCAACGACGTGAACGACCTGCCCGCGCTGGCCCTCGTGGGCTGGCCGGTCGCGGTCGCGGACGCCCGGCCGGAGGTGCTCGCGGTCGCCCGCGTGGTGCTGCGGGCCCGGGGCGGCCACGGTGCGGTACGCGAGGTCGCGGACCGGGTCCTCGCGGCGCACGACGAGCGTGAGAGCACGGACCAGGGCGGCCACCCGGCCGTGGCACGATGA
- a CDS encoding sensor histidine kinase → MSTWERLLRWEERHQWPVDAIGTAVLALVVVPVSALVTGTSTTGEGTGIWAALLIGPLAWRRTRPVASAATIYSVALLHQLAGISIIFPADLAVLAALYSITVHGPRWGHRVAIGGALLGALVLGMQVWVGDEPAAVVTVVLVATMALAAWAFGLARRARRERIEALVDRADQLEKERDQQAVIATVAERSRIAREMHDIVAHSLSVVIAQADGGRYAAQADPAAASRALETIAETGRAALTDMRRLLGVLRSEPDGRARTDADGPGVLPAQTTPQPGASDIAQLVEQVRGGGAHVSLVRMGTARTLPPGVGLALFRIAQESLTNVLKHAGPGPRVTVVLQWHLDAVELDVTDDGRGAAADSDGLGQGLRGMHERASMFGGTVTVGPRAGGGYRVHARLPIPASAPRADDAEPPGASPSPGAPDGTPGPAPRTAPETLAQEQPR, encoded by the coding sequence ATGAGCACGTGGGAGCGGCTGCTGCGGTGGGAGGAGCGCCACCAGTGGCCGGTCGACGCCATCGGCACCGCCGTGCTCGCGCTCGTCGTGGTCCCGGTCTCGGCGTTGGTCACGGGCACGTCGACGACGGGCGAGGGCACCGGGATCTGGGCCGCGCTGCTCATCGGCCCGCTCGCGTGGCGGCGCACCCGGCCGGTCGCGAGCGCCGCGACCATCTACTCCGTCGCGCTCCTGCACCAGCTCGCCGGCATCTCGATCATCTTCCCCGCCGACCTCGCCGTGCTGGCCGCGCTCTACTCGATCACCGTGCACGGCCCCCGCTGGGGTCACCGCGTGGCGATCGGCGGCGCGCTGCTCGGCGCGCTCGTGCTCGGGATGCAGGTGTGGGTCGGGGACGAGCCCGCGGCGGTCGTCACCGTGGTCCTCGTCGCGACCATGGCGCTGGCGGCCTGGGCGTTCGGCCTCGCGCGCCGTGCCCGCCGCGAGCGCATCGAGGCGCTGGTGGACCGGGCCGACCAGCTCGAGAAGGAGCGTGACCAGCAGGCCGTGATCGCCACGGTCGCCGAGCGGTCCCGCATCGCGCGCGAGATGCACGACATCGTGGCGCACTCGCTCTCGGTGGTGATCGCCCAGGCGGACGGCGGCCGGTACGCCGCGCAGGCGGACCCCGCGGCGGCGAGCCGCGCGCTCGAGACGATCGCCGAGACCGGCCGCGCGGCGCTGACGGACATGCGGCGCCTCCTGGGCGTCCTGCGCTCCGAGCCCGACGGCCGGGCCCGCACGGACGCCGACGGCCCCGGCGTGCTCCCGGCCCAGACCACGCCCCAGCCCGGCGCCTCCGACATCGCCCAGCTGGTCGAGCAGGTCCGCGGCGGCGGGGCGCACGTCTCGCTGGTGCGCATGGGCACCGCGCGCACGCTGCCGCCGGGGGTCGGGCTGGCCCTGTTCCGGATCGCGCAGGAGTCGCTGACCAACGTGCTCAAGCACGCCGGTCCCGGACCGCGCGTGACGGTCGTGCTGCAGTGGCACCTCGACGCGGTGGAGCTCGACGTGACGGACGACGGCCGCGGCGCGGCCGCCGACTCCGACGGCCTGGGCCAGGGGCTGCGCGGCATGCACGAGCGCGCGAGCATGTTCGGCGGCACCGTGACGGTCGGGCCGCGGGCGGGCGGCGGCTACCGTGTCCACGCCCGGCTGCCCATCCCCGCGAGCGCCCCGCGCGCGGACGACGCCGAGCCCCCGGGCGCGTCCCCCTCCCCGGGGGCTCCGGACGGCACCCCCGGCCCAGCACCGCGCACCGCACCCGAGACCCTCGCCCAGGAGCAGCCACGATGA